CACTGCGGCAGGAAGCTTACCGGCGTGGACATTTTCCCTAGGCTATAACCTCTGGTACAACTTAGTGACGATGATTGTCTGCTTATTGATGGTTCCAGTACTAATGAGCAGAATTAAAAAAGCAAATATCCAAGGAATGTAATAGATTGGCACATGCCAATCTATTTTTTTGGCTATAATAGAGGCGGAGGATTTGATATGACAAAATATATATTCCTAGATATTGATGGTACTTTATATAGTCCAACAATCAATGAAACACCAGAAAGTGCTTTACATGCAATCCATAAAGCAAGACAGAATGGTCATAAAGTATTCTTATGTACAGGAAGAAGCCTAGCGGAGATTGTGACATATCTAGAATATGATATTGATGGTTATATCCTTGCGGCTGGTGCGAAAGTTTACGCCGATCGTAAATGTATCTATGATAATCCAATTCCAAAAGAAGAACTGACGCACCTAAAAGATACGATTAATGGAATGGGAATAGGATATGGATTGGAAGGAAATGCAGGCGCGTATGGAAATAAACTAGGCTATGCGTTCCAACTCAAATACTTCTCACTACCGAATGCAAATCATGAGGAGAAAGTACAGAATGCGATGGCAAATTGTATCTATCCAGAAGAAGCGGCGCATGAAGATGATGAAATCTACAAAATCTGCGTATACAGCGAAGATGGACATGAATTTGACCAATTAGAAAAAGTTCTACACAGTCAATATACCCTCACACGTGTTATTGAAGACCCTATCAAGAAATTCTATGGGGCAGAAATCACAAATAAAGATATCAATAAGGGGACTGGCATTGAGAAGGTTTTAGAACATTACCACGCTAATCGTAGTGATGCGATAGGCATTGGAGATAGCGGAAATGATATTCCGATGTTGTCCTATTGTGGTACATCTGTTGCGATGGGGAATGGTGCAGAGATTGTAAAGGCTATTGCGGATTATGTCACAACAGACATTTTAGATGATGGTATTTACCATGCATTCAAACATTTTGAGTTAATCGGCTAAAGGGAGAAAAATCTATGAAAGTTGGTATCGTTGGAAATGGAATGATAGTCCCTATCGCAATTGAAGCAATGCTACGAGCTGAGATTGGAGTAACAGCGTTATGGTGTCGGAATGGATCAAAGGGAAAACCAATTGTTGAGAAATATCATATACAAAATCAATATACAGATTATCAAGTGTTCCTAGGTGATGATTCATTTGATACGGTCTATATTGGTTTGACCAATACACTACATTATCAATATGCAAAGGACGCAATCCTTGCAGGAAAACATGTCATCGTAGAAAAACCTTTTACTGTATCTGTAACAGAAGCGAAAGAACTACAAGCTCTAGCATTAAAATATGGGTGCATGTTGTTTGAGGCAATCCTCTCAAGATATAGTCAAAACTATGAACAT
This genomic window from Solobacterium moorei contains:
- a CDS encoding HAD family hydrolase, translated to MTKYIFLDIDGTLYSPTINETPESALHAIHKARQNGHKVFLCTGRSLAEIVTYLEYDIDGYILAAGAKVYADRKCIYDNPIPKEELTHLKDTINGMGIGYGLEGNAGAYGNKLGYAFQLKYFSLPNANHEEKVQNAMANCIYPEEAAHEDDEIYKICVYSEDGHEFDQLEKVLHSQYTLTRVIEDPIKKFYGAEITNKDINKGTGIEKVLEHYHANRSDAIGIGDSGNDIPMLSYCGTSVAMGNGAEIVKAIADYVTTDILDDGIYHAFKHFELIG